In Daucus carota subsp. sativus chromosome 4, DH1 v3.0, whole genome shotgun sequence, one DNA window encodes the following:
- the LOC108216877 gene encoding wax ester synthase/diacylglycerol acyltransferase 4: protein MQHQKINMEGLWSDDEVPVSPTGQYFNSSVLSISVLSVLESEIPIDDSLALTLLKDLFLPINPRFSSIMVEDNNGVKQWKKVFVELQDHVNVPTFPEGKFPEFYDACLNDYLSKIAMESFPKGRPLWNIHIIKYPTSNAAGSLVFKLHHALGDGFSLMGALLSCLKRCDNPGLPLTFPNFQMKTDLDDEKETVFNRLTKRFSTVINSASDFGWSLLKSSILQDDKTPIRSGTEGVEFLAINLITMSFSLDQIKEIKGKLGVTINDVLTGVIFLGTRLYMDATSQESRNGVSTALVLLNTRNIGGYTSVAEMVDASAAEKQWGNQFGFLHVSVPELNGTEYSNPTQFVYKAQKIIKRKRESAAVFLTGRLLETVRRYRGPEATAQYIHSTLNNSSMTISNMIGPLERMSLADHPIKGFYFMVVGVPQSLTITMVSYMKVVRIAVGMEKGLMDPQKFKSSVESAFDMIYKAAVRS, encoded by the exons ATGCAGCATCAGAAAATAAACATGGAAGGCTTATGGTCTGATGATGAAGTTCCTGTTAGTCCTACTGGCCAGTACTTCAACAGTTCTGTTCTTTCCATCTCTGTTCTCTCCGTCCTGGAATCGGAGATTCCTATCGACGATTCCCTTGCTCTCACTCTCCTCAAAGATCTattccttccgattaatccccgattctCCTCCATTATG GTTGAAGACAATAATGGTGTAAAGCAGTGGAAAAAAGTGTTTGTCGAGCTTCAAGATCATGTAAATGTCCCAACTTTTCCAGAGGGGAAATTTCCGGAGTTTTATGATGCTTGCCTGAATGATTATCTGTCGAAGATAGCCATGGAATCGTTTCCGAAAGGCCGGCCTTTGTGGAATATCCATATAATTAAGTACCCTACTAGCAATGCAGCTGGTAGTCTGGTTTTCAAGCTTCATCATGCACTTGGTGATGGTTTTTCACTTATGGGAGCCCTTCTTTCGTGTCTCAAGAGATGTGATAATCCAGGGCTTCCCTTGACATTTCCTAATTTTCAGATGAAAACAGACTTGGATGATGAAAAGGAGACTGTTTTTAACCGTTTGACTAAGAGGTTTTCTACTGTGATTAACTCTGCTTCTGATTTTGGATGGAGTCTTCTGAAAAGTAGCATTCTGCAAGATGATAAGACACCGATAAGATCTGGGACTGAAGGAGTGGAGTTCCTGGCAATCAATCTGATTACAATGTCATTTTCACTCGATCAAATCAAGGAAATCAAGGGCAAGCTTGGAGTG ACAATAAATGATGTACTCACTGGAGTAATCTTTCTGGGGACAAGATTATACATGGATGCAACAAGCCAGGAGTCGAGAAATGGAGTTTCTACTGCACTGGTCTTGCTCAATACTAGGAACATTGGTGGCTACACATCAGTGGCTGAGATGGTTGATGCTTCTGCAGCCGAGAAGCAATGGGGAAATCAGTTCGGTTTCTTACACGTCTCAGTTCCAGAATTAAATGGAACAGAATATTCTAACCCGACTCAGTTCGTCTACAAGGCACAGAAAATCATCAAGAGAAAGAGAGAATCTGCAGCTGTTTTTCTCACTGGCAGATTATTAGAGACAGTGAGGAGATATAGAGGTCCTGAG GCCACGGCTCAGTACATTCATAGCACGCTAAACAACTCGAGCATGACTATATCAAATATGATCGGACCACTGGAACGAATGTCGTTAGCTGATCATCCGATTAAGGGCTTTTATTTCATGGTAGTTGGGGTTCCGCAG AGCCTTACTATAACAATGGTTAGCTATATGAAAGTGGTGAGAATTGCTGTTGGAATGGAGAAAGGCCTAATGGATCCCCAGAAATTCAAGTCATCTGTTGAGAGTGCTTTCGATATGATATATAAAGCAGCTGTCAGGTCTTGA
- the LOC108219032 gene encoding G-type lectin S-receptor-like serine/threonine-protein kinase At2g19130 yields the protein MYLKTKSTYLYLPILFSFVLLFETRLSEGTNVIAIGQTLSGNKTIVSKEGTFELGFFTPGKSRNYYIGIWYKDFANKTVVWVANRNHPISNPFHSELKLFPNGNLALLNEARIQIWSSNSTAKKHNSTLAILLDNGNFVTRDSQESANIIWQSFDYPTDTWLPGGGKIGYNKLKKENIYLSSWRNAEDPAPGLFSFEVETNGTAHMLLYNRTKRYWYSGEWTGTSFVLAPEIQRNPYISNFGYFSSANESKFTYDTDNPKTLTRFMIDKTGQYRQFAWRESFPERRWVANWLRPEQCEVPNVCGAFATCNQLKAPSCTCLQGYEPRVSKNWDLGDYTDGCIKRAFKCGVGGEEDTFLSIKATRFSFQDTGDSLSLDVESDKECKSACLRNCSCTAYVFDGDKCVVWIGEVYNLQQLGPDDKRGGVFRVRIKKSGKGSKISVWIVVGAVGGFFAFLGMVTVAILQLRKWKVGKYNGSAGDLVLFKYKDIKKSTKDFSEKLGEGGFGAVFRGSLPDSRAIAVKRLKNSKQGEKQFRAEVSTIGQIQHINLVRLQGFCIEGEKRLLVFDYMKNGSLENHLFRQNSNVFLEWKARYNIMIGTARGLNYLHEKCRDCIIHCDIKPDNILLDDEYNAKVADFGLAKLLGREFSRVLTTIRGTRGYLAPEWISGEAITVKADVFSYGKLLFEIISGRRNMELLDDGDYFPALVAKKLSEGEEGVMQFLDQKLQGVADPSEVLRACRVACWCIQDDEKNRPSMGLVIQFLEGIIEIEIPPFPRFLHGFTKDTADHTIVFHQWTSETTSSSS from the coding sequence ATGTACTTGAAAACTAAGAGTACATACTTATATCTTCCTATTCTTTTCTCTTTTGTTCTTCTCTTTGAAACTCGCCTGTCTGAAGGAACCAATGTCATTGCCATCGGTCAGACTCTCTCTGGCAATAAGACAATAGTCTCGAAAGAAGGGACATTTGAACTAGGTTTCTTCACGCCAGGTAAGTCCCGAAACTACTACATTGGCATCTGGTATAAAGATTTTGCTAATAAAACTGTTGTTTGGGTAGCAAATCGGAACCACCCTATTTCCAATCCCTTTCATTCAGAACTAAAGCTCTTCCCAAATGGAAATCTTGCTCTACTAAATGAGGCAAGAATTCAAATTTGGTCCTCAAATTCCACAGCCAAAAAACATAATTCAACTTTAGCCATCCTTCTTGATAATGGAAATTTTGTGACACGAGACAGTCAAGAGTCCGCTAATATTATATGGCAGAGTTTTGATTATCCAACAGACACTTGGCTTCCGGGTGGGGGCAAAATTGGATACAACAAactaaaaaaggaaaatatttatttaagttcGTGGCGAAATGCAGAAGATCCTGCCCCTGGTCTTTTCTCATTCGAGGTGGAAACAAATGGAACAGCTCACATGTTGCTATACAATAGGACGAAAAGGTACTGGTATAGTGGTGAATGGACAGGAACAAGCTTTGTTCTTGCTCCAGAAATTCAGCGCAACCCTTATATCTCAAATTTTGGATATTTTTCCAGTGCGAATGAGAGCAAGTTCACTTACGACACTGATAATCCTAAGACCCTCACACGGTTTATGATCGACAAGACGGGGCAGTACAGACAGTTTGCGTGGAGAGAAAGTTTTCCAGAACGTCGATGGGTTGCAAATTGGCTGAGGCCAGAACAATGTGAAGTTCCAAATGTTTGTGGTGCTTTTGCAACATGCAATCAGTTGAAAGCGCCTTCTTGTACTTGTTTGCAAGGGTATGAACCGAGGGTGTCAAAGAATTGGGATTTAGGAGATTATACTGATGGCTGCATTAAAAGGGCTTTCAAATGTGGTGTTGGAGGAGAAGAGGACACGTTTTTGTCTATTAAAGCAACGCGATTTTCATTTCAAGATACAGGGGATTCATTGTCACTGGATGTTGAGAGTGACAAAGAATGCAAGTCTGCTTGCTTAAGAAATTGTTCATGCACTGCCTATGTGTTTGATGGTGATAAATGTGTGGTTTGGATCGGAGAGGTGTATAATCTTCAACAACTGGGTCCTGATGACAAAAGAGGTGGAGTGTTTCGTGTTCGGATAAAGAAATCTGGAAAAGGCAGCAAGATTAGTGTATGGATTGTTGTAGGCGCTGTTGGGGGATTCTTTGCTTTTCTTGGCATGGTAACAGTGGCTATATTGCAGCTGAGGaaatggaaagtgggtaaataTAATGGGTCAGCAGGGGATCTGGTATTGTTCAAGTACAAAGACATCAAAAAATCTACCAAAGACTTCTCAGAAAAGCTGGGAGAAGGCGGTTTTGGGGCAGTTTTCAGGGGTTCTTTACCGGATTCCAGAGCGATAGCAGTTAAAAGGCTGAAGAATTCGAAGCAAGGAGAGAAGCAGTTCCGCGCAGAGGTGAGCACAATCGGGCAGATTCAACATATCAACCTTGTTCGCCTTCAAGGATTCTGCATAGAAGGTGAAAAAAGACTTTTAGTGTTTGATTACATGAAGAATGGTTCTCTTGAAAATCACTTGTTTCGCCAAAATTCCAATGTTTTTCTAGAATGGAAAGCAAGGTACAACATTATGATCGGAACTGCTAGAGGGTTAAATTATCTCCACGAGAAATGCAGGGACTGTATCATACATTGTGACATTAAGCCTGATAACATATTGTTGGATGATGAGTATAATGCCAAAGTTGCTGATTTCGGCCTAGCTAAGCTTCTTGGCCGAGAGTTTAGCCGAGTCTTGACAACAATAAGAGGAACACGAGGATATCTTGCACCAGAATGGATTTCAGGTGAGGCCATTACCGTAAAGGCGGATGTTTTTAGCTATGGAAAGCTTTTGTTTGAGATCATATCAGGGAGGAGAAATATGGAGTTGTTGGACGATGGTGACTATTTCCCGGCTCTAGTAGCAAAGAAATTAAGTGAAGGAGAAGAAGGGGTAATGCAATTCTTAGATCAAAAATTGCAAGGTGTAGCAGATCCAAGTGAAGTGCTTAGAGCCTGCAGAGTGGCTTGTTGGTGCATTCAAGATGATGAGAAGAATAGACCAAGTATGGGGCTTGTGATTCAGTTTCTAGAGGGAattatagaaattgaaattccTCCATTCCCTCGGTTTCTCCATGGTTTTACGAAAGATACTGCAGATCACACCATTGTTTTTCATCAATGGACATCCGAAACAACTTCTTCTAGTAGTTAG
- the LOC135152320 gene encoding G-type lectin S-receptor-like serine/threonine-protein kinase At2g19130, which produces MKLERKKTSLYLLALHLALVFETITCQRPDVIASGQTLSGNHTLSSKDGTFELGFFTPGKSRNYYIGIWYKNFVDKTVVWVANRNHPVTNPYDSELKLFPDGNLALLNESKIRIWSSNSTARKDNATLAILLNNGNLLIRDDQDISDIIWQSFDYPTDTWLPGGKIGYNKRKKEKIYLTSWRNAEDPAPSVFSLEVETNETSLVLVYNKTKQYFTTGSWTGRYFVSVPEIQSNPYVLNFGYISDVNESKFTYDLIPKTLTRFMIDVTGQFRQFAWRENYPEHRWGGNWLRPEQCEDMNRSWLRVGHWEIIRMGALGYHLCIVVM; this is translated from the exons ATGAAGCTGGAGAGAAAGAAAACATCCTTATACCTTCTTGCACTGCACCTTGCTCTTGTGTTTGAAACAATCACTTGTCAAAGACCCGATGTCATTGCCAGCGGTCAGACTCTTTCGGGCAACCATACGTTATCCTCCAAAGATGGCACATTTGAGCTTGGTTTCTTCACACCAGGTAAGTCCAGAAACTATTACATAGGCATATGGTATAAAAATTTTGTTGACAAAACTGTTGTGTGGGTGGCAAACAGAAACCACCCGGTCACCAATCCTTACGATTCAGAATTAAAACTCTTCCCAGATGGAAATCTTGCTCTACTGAATGAGTCAAAAATTCGAATTTGGTCCTCAAATTCCACTGCAAGAAAAGATAATGCAACTTTAGCCATACTTCTTAATAATGGAAATCTTTTGATCCGAGATGATCAAGATATTTCTGATATCATATGGCAAAGTTTCGATTACCCAACAGACACTTGGCTTCCGGGTGGTAAAATTGGgtataacaaaagaaaaaaggagAAGATCTATCTTACTTCGTGGCGAAATGCAGAAGATCCTGCTCCTAGTGTTTTCTCACTTGAGGTGGAAACTAATGAAACAAGTCTCGTATTAGTTTACAATAAGACTAAACAGTACTTCACTACTGGCTCATGGACGGGAAGATATTTTGTGTCTGTTCCAGAAATTCAGAGTAATCCTTAtgtcttaaatttcggatatatTTCTGATGTCAACGAGAGCAAGTTCACTTATGACCTTATCCCCAAGACCCTCACGCGGTTTATGATCGACGTGACAGGACAGTTTAGGCAGTTTGCATGGAGAGAAAATTACCCAGAACATCGATGGGGAGGGAACTGGTTGCGACCAGAACAATGTGAG GATATGAACCGAAGTTGGCTGAGAGTTGGGCATTGGGAGATTATACGGATGGGTGCACTAGGATATCACCTCTGCATTGTAGTGATGTAG
- the LOC108219030 gene encoding G-type lectin S-receptor-like serine/threonine-protein kinase At2g19130, with protein MDIVFIYVLVPDLLQHYTSGVLYNMFLESKKTSLYGLLIFVLLFETCICEGTDLITTGQTLSGNETISSANGTFELGFFTPGKSRNYYIGIWYKNSANKTVVWVANRNHPVSNPYNSELKLFPNGNLALLNESRIQIWSSNSTAEKDNSSLAILFDNGNFMTRDTQDSSNIIWQSFDYPTDNWLPGGGKVGYNKIKKEKIYLTPWKNAENPAPSIFSLEVEPNGTSHNLFYNRTIQYWSTGDWTGKSFVLVPEIDRNPLISNLQYITNVNESKFTYDIGIPKVLTRFMIDTTGQLKQFIFRDGQWISYWTRPDQCEVLKYCGAFGICNQLKAPFCTCLKEYEPKVSKNWALGDHTDGCIRPSFRCGVGKGKDKFYSIKNMRFSFQDAGDSHSLDVESDKECKSACLSDCSCTGYVFNGGKCVVWNGEVYNLQELASDDSRGSVFHVRITKSGSDRKTSVWIVVGAIGGSFILLGMVAMVILQLRKQKVGRYNGAEGDLTLFKYKDISKSTKDFSEKLGEGGFGTVFRGTLPNSRDIAVKRLKNLKQGEKQFRTEVSTIGQIQHINLVRLQGFCIEGEKRLLVFDYMKNGSLENHLFRQNSDVFLDWKARYNIMIGTARGLNYLHEKCRDCIIHCDIKPDNILLDEEFNAKVGDFGLAKLLGREFSRVLTTIRGTRGYLAPEWISGEAITAKADVFSYGNLLFEIISGRRNRDLLDDGDYFPALVAEKLSKGEDVLNMLDQKLEGDADSSEVTRACKVACWCIQDDEKNRPAMGLVLQILEGISEVGIPPIPRFLQGFIGDNKFQTIVYQHQTFDTTTYNS; from the coding sequence ATGGATATTGTCTTCATATATGTGCTTGTACCAGATCTCCTCCAGCATTATACTTCTGGAGTTTTATACAATATGTTCCTGGAGTCCAAGAAAACATCCTTGTATGGTTTGCTTATTTTTGTTCTTTTGTTTGAAACGTGTATTTGTGAAGGAACCGATCTTATCACCACAGGTCAGACTCTCTCTGGAAATGAAACAATATCATCCGCAAATGGGACATTTGAGCTAGGTTTCTTCACGCCAGGTAAGTCCCGGAACTATTACATTGGCATATGGTATAAAAATTCTGCTAATAAAACTGTTGTTTGGGTAGCGAATAGAAACCACCCTGTTTCAAATCCTTACAATTCAGAACTAAAGCTCTTCCCAAATGGAAATCTTGCTCTactaaatgagtcaagaattcAAATTTGGTCCTCAAATTCCACAGCAGAAAAAGATAATTCATCTTTAGCCATCCTTTTTGATAATGGAAATTTTATGACGCGGGATACTCAAGATTCGTCTAATATCATATGGCAAAGTTTTGATTATCCAACAGACAATTGGCTTCCGGGTGGTGGAAAGGTTggatataacaaaattaaaaaggaAAAGATTTATTTAACTCCTTGGAAAAATGCAGAAAATCCTGCCCCTAGTATTTTCTCACTTGAGGTGGAACCAAATGGAACGAGTCACAATTTGTTCTACAATAGAACAATACAATACTGGTCTACTGGAGACTGGACAGGAAAAAGTTTTGTCCTTGTTCCAGAAATTGACCGTAACCCTTTAATCTCAAATCTTCAATACATTACCAATGTCAATGAGAGTAAGTTCACATATGACATTGGTATTCCTAAAGTTCTCACGCGCTTTATGATTGACACGACGGGACAGCTGAAGCAGTTCATATTCCGAGATGGCCAATGGATTTCATATTGGACGCGGCCAGACCAATGTGAAGTTCTAAAGTATTGTGGTGCTTTTGGGATATGCAATCAGTTGAAAGCGCCTTTCTGTACTTGTTTGAAGGAGTATGAACCAAAGGTGTCAAAAAACTGGGCACTAGGCGATCATACTGATGGGTGCATTAGACCATCTTTTAGATGTGGAGTTGGAAAAGGAAAGGACAAGTTTTATTCAATAAAGAATATGCGATTTTCATTTCAGGATGCAGGGGATTCACACTCGTTGGATGTTGAGAGCGATAAAGAATGCAAGTCTGCTTGCTTGAGTGATTGTTCATGCACTGGTTATGTGTTTAATGGTGGTAAATGCGTGGTTTGGAATGGAGAGGTGTATAATTTACAAGAACTGGCTTCTGATGACAGCAGAGGAAGTGTTTTTCATGTTCGGATTACTAAATCTGGAAGTGACAGAAAGACTAGTGTTTGGATTGTTGTGGGAGCCATCGGAGGGTCCTTTATTTTGCTTGGCATGGTAGCAATGGTTATATTGCAGCTGAGGAAACAAAAAGTGGGAAGATATAATGGGGCAGAAGGGGATCTGACGTTATTCAAGTACAAAGACATCAGTAAATCTACCAAAGACTTCTCAGAAAAGCTGGGTGAAGGCGGGTTTGGAACAGTTTTCAGAGGGACTTTACCAAATTCCAGAGATATAGCAGTTAAAAGGCTGAAGAATTTGAAGCAAGGAGAGAAGCAGTTCCGCACAGAGGTGAGCACAATCGGGCAAATTCAACACATCAACCTTGTTCGCCTTCAAGGATTCTGCATAGAAGGTGAAAAAAGACTTTTAGTTTTTGATTACATGAAGAATGGTTCGCTTGAAAATCACTTGTTTCGCCAAAATTCTGATGTATTTCTAGATTGGAAAGCAAGGTACAACATCATGATTGGAACTGCTAGAGGATTAAATTATCTCCATGAAAAATGCAGGGATTGTATCATACATTGTGATATTAAGCCTGATAACATTTTGTTGGATGAAGAGTTTAATGCCAAAGTTGGTGATTTTGGCCTAGCCAAGCTTCTTGGCCGAGAATTCAGCCGTGTATTGACAACAATAAGAGGAACAAGAGGATATCTTGCACCAGAATGGATTTCAGGCGAGGCCATCACTGCAAAGGCTGATGTTTTCAGCTACGGAAACCTGTTGTTTGAGATCATATCAGGGAGGAGAAATAGGGATTTGTTAGATGATGGTGACTATTTTCCAGCTCTTGTTGCAGAGAAATTAAGCAAAGGGGAGGATGTACTGAACATGTTAGATCAAAAACTAGAAGGTGATGCAGACTCAAGTGAAGTGACCAGAGCTTGCAAAGTGGCTTGTTGGTGCATTCAAGATGATGAAAAGAATAGGCCAGCTATGGGGCTTGTGCTTCAGATTCTAGAGGGAATTTCAGAAGTTGGGATTCCACCGATTCCTCGGTTTCTCCAAGGTTTTATAGGGGATAATAAATTTCAGACCATAGTTTACCAGCATCAGACATTTGATACAACTACATACAATAGTTAG
- the LOC108216822 gene encoding wax ester synthase/diacylglycerol acyltransferase 7 isoform X2, whose amino-acid sequence MEFYEDMFAPVSPSGQYLNSSVLSLTIVAVLEFEVPIHDLQTVSLLKNLFIPINQRFSSIMVGEKNGAKKWKKVEVNIKDHVRVPIFPAGKSPEYYEKCLHEYLSRISLESLPEHQPLWEVHVLPFPTTKAAGNLIFKLHHSLGDGYSLIGALLSCLKRAENPALPLTFPARRISKSHEGGDVKSIMKRVPQVSSWILNTVMDFAWSVLKSSVLKDDVSPIRSGDVGLELLPMDISTMEFDLDYIKQIKTSLKVTLNDVITGVILLGTRLYMEGEEKNSGDANSTALVLLNTRNAEGYKSISEMVKPKATMPWGNHFSFLHVPLPKLSSPSPGHDPSAKFDPLDFVYASHHIIKRKRNNAAALLTGGLLDHVRKIKGPETTSRYIYNTMSNSSMGITNLIGPLEQMTLDDHPISGLYFAVAGVPQY is encoded by the exons atGGAGttttatgaagatatgtttGCTCCGGTGAGTCCCAGTGGACAGTACTTGAACAGCTCGGTGTTATCGCTCACTATAGTTGCGGTTTTGGAGTTTGAAGTTCCGATTCACGATTTACAGACCGTTTCGCTGCTCAAGAATCTGTTTATCCCCATCAACCAACGCTTTTCTTCTATTATG GTGGGTGAAAAGAACGGCGCAAAGAAATGGAAGAAAGTTGAAGTGAACATCAAAGACCACGTTAGGGTTCCAATATTTCCCGCCGGAAAGTCACCGGAATATTACGAAAAATGTCTCCACGAATACCTATCCAGAATCTCCTTGGAGTCCCTTCCAGAACACCAGCCCCTATGGGAAGTTCACGTCCTTCCTTTCCCCACCACCAAAGCAGCCGGAAACCTAATCTTCAAGCTCCACCACTCCCTCGGCGACGGCTATTCTCTCATCGGAGCTCTTCTTTCGTGCCTCAAAAGAGCCGAGAATCCGGCTCTTCCTTTGACGTTCCCTGCGCGCCGAATATCGAAATCTCATGAAGGTGGCGACGTTAAAAGTATTATGAAGCGTGTGCCTCAAGTTTCGTCATGGATTTTGAACACTGTCATGGATTTTGCATGGAGTGTTCTGAAGAGCAGTGTGCTGAAAGATGACGTGTCGCCGATTCGTTCCGGCGACGTCGGATTGGAGCTTCTTCCCATGGATATTAGTACCATGGAGTTTGATTTGGATTATATCAAGCAAATCAAAACAAGCCTTAAAGtg ACACTGAACGATGTGATCACCGGAGTGATCCTCCTCGGAACGAGGCTATACATGGAAGGTGAAGAGAAGAACTCAGGCGACGCGAATTCTACTGCATTGGTGTTACTTAACACCAGGAACGCGGAAGGCTATAAATCCATAAGTGAAATGGTTAAGCCCAAGGCTACAATGCCCTGGGGAAATCACTTTTCTTTCCTGCACGTTCCGCTCCCTAAATTAAGCAGTCCTTCTCCTGGTCACGATCCCTCCGCCAAATTCGATCCTCTTGATTTCGTGTATGCATCTCACCACATCATCAAACGAAAGAGGAACAATGCAGCTGCTTTGCTCACCGGCGGCTTACTGGATCATGTTCGAAAAATCAAAGGCCCTGAG ACAACATCtagatacatatataatacaatGTCCAACTCGAGCATGGGCATCACCAACTTGATCGGACCACTGGAGCAAATGACTCTGGATGATCATCCCATCAGCGGCTTGTACTTCGCCGTGGCCGGCGTTCCTCAG TACTGA
- the LOC108216822 gene encoding wax ester synthase/diacylglycerol acyltransferase 7 isoform X1, with protein MEFYEDMFAPVSPSGQYLNSSVLSLTIVAVLEFEVPIHDLQTVSLLKNLFIPINQRFSSIMVGEKNGAKKWKKVEVNIKDHVRVPIFPAGKSPEYYEKCLHEYLSRISLESLPEHQPLWEVHVLPFPTTKAAGNLIFKLHHSLGDGYSLIGALLSCLKRAENPALPLTFPARRISKSHEGGDVKSIMKRVPQVSSWILNTVMDFAWSVLKSSVLKDDVSPIRSGDVGLELLPMDISTMEFDLDYIKQIKTSLKVTLNDVITGVILLGTRLYMEGEEKNSGDANSTALVLLNTRNAEGYKSISEMVKPKATMPWGNHFSFLHVPLPKLSSPSPGHDPSAKFDPLDFVYASHHIIKRKRNNAAALLTGGLLDHVRKIKGPETTSRYIYNTMSNSSMGITNLIGPLEQMTLDDHPISGLYFAVAGVPQSLEITVLSYVGKLRITIAVEKDFIDVKKLKSCIQGSLDTIFEAAVPI; from the exons atGGAGttttatgaagatatgtttGCTCCGGTGAGTCCCAGTGGACAGTACTTGAACAGCTCGGTGTTATCGCTCACTATAGTTGCGGTTTTGGAGTTTGAAGTTCCGATTCACGATTTACAGACCGTTTCGCTGCTCAAGAATCTGTTTATCCCCATCAACCAACGCTTTTCTTCTATTATG GTGGGTGAAAAGAACGGCGCAAAGAAATGGAAGAAAGTTGAAGTGAACATCAAAGACCACGTTAGGGTTCCAATATTTCCCGCCGGAAAGTCACCGGAATATTACGAAAAATGTCTCCACGAATACCTATCCAGAATCTCCTTGGAGTCCCTTCCAGAACACCAGCCCCTATGGGAAGTTCACGTCCTTCCTTTCCCCACCACCAAAGCAGCCGGAAACCTAATCTTCAAGCTCCACCACTCCCTCGGCGACGGCTATTCTCTCATCGGAGCTCTTCTTTCGTGCCTCAAAAGAGCCGAGAATCCGGCTCTTCCTTTGACGTTCCCTGCGCGCCGAATATCGAAATCTCATGAAGGTGGCGACGTTAAAAGTATTATGAAGCGTGTGCCTCAAGTTTCGTCATGGATTTTGAACACTGTCATGGATTTTGCATGGAGTGTTCTGAAGAGCAGTGTGCTGAAAGATGACGTGTCGCCGATTCGTTCCGGCGACGTCGGATTGGAGCTTCTTCCCATGGATATTAGTACCATGGAGTTTGATTTGGATTATATCAAGCAAATCAAAACAAGCCTTAAAGtg ACACTGAACGATGTGATCACCGGAGTGATCCTCCTCGGAACGAGGCTATACATGGAAGGTGAAGAGAAGAACTCAGGCGACGCGAATTCTACTGCATTGGTGTTACTTAACACCAGGAACGCGGAAGGCTATAAATCCATAAGTGAAATGGTTAAGCCCAAGGCTACAATGCCCTGGGGAAATCACTTTTCTTTCCTGCACGTTCCGCTCCCTAAATTAAGCAGTCCTTCTCCTGGTCACGATCCCTCCGCCAAATTCGATCCTCTTGATTTCGTGTATGCATCTCACCACATCATCAAACGAAAGAGGAACAATGCAGCTGCTTTGCTCACCGGCGGCTTACTGGATCATGTTCGAAAAATCAAAGGCCCTGAG ACAACATCtagatacatatataatacaatGTCCAACTCGAGCATGGGCATCACCAACTTGATCGGACCACTGGAGCAAATGACTCTGGATGATCATCCCATCAGCGGCTTGTACTTCGCCGTGGCCGGCGTTCCTCAG AGTCTGGAAATAACAGTACTGAGTTACGTGGGAAAGCTGAGAATCACTATTGCAGTGGAGAAAGATTTTATTGATGTGAAGAAGCTCAAGTCCTGCATCCAGGGCTCCCTCGATACCATTTTCGAAGCTGCGGTTcctatttga